The Halostagnicola larsenii XH-48 region ACCGGCGTCACTAACCCGGCGTCGATATCGACCGCAATGGCGACGTTCTGGGTTTCGTACAGGCGGTGGACGCCGTCCTCGAGCGTCGCGTTAAATCCGGGGTGTGCCGCGAGCGTTTCCGACAGCGCGCACAGAACGACGTCGAGCACCGAGACATCGACGTCGAATCTCTCGCTCGCGAGCGTCGCGGCCCTCGAGAGTTCTTCGGCGTCGACCTCGCGGGTCGCCGTCACGTGAGCTGCGTTCTGTGAACTTTCTTGCAGGCGATTCGCGATCGTCCGGCGCATCCCGGTGAGTTTGCGTTCCTCGAGGACGGTTCGCTCTGTGCCTGACAATTCGTTTTTCGTGCGTTCGGTGTCGCTCGAGTCGCCGTTTTCGGTAGGAGGTAACATAGTGAGTTTCGTAACGCGACGCTCACGACGCCTCGAGCACCGCGAGCGTGTCACCGCGCTCGAACTCGTCGTCCTCGTCGCAGACGATTTCGTGGACCGTCCCCGTAACGGGTGCCGGCACGTCGACGCTGACCTTTTCGACCTGTATCTCACAGAGCGTGTCGCCTTCCTCGACCTGGCTCCCCTCGCCGGTGAACCAGTTGGTGACGACGCCCTCGTCCTCGTCCGCGTCTTCGGGCCAGACGTCCGCCATGTTGATCTCGAGGCGATCGGTTCCAGACATGGTCAGGAATCGACCGATTTCACGGCGTCTTCGATATCAGACACCGCCGGAATCACCTCGTTCTCGAGCGGCCTCGAGTACGGAAGCGGTACGTCGGGCACCGCGAGGCGTTCGACGGCCTCGAGCGACGCCAGGTCCTCCTCCGCGACGCGTGCGACGATCTCGCTCGTGACGCCGTAGGAGCGGTAATCCTCGTCGACGACGACCAGTCGACCGGTCTTTTCGACCGACTCGAGGACCGCCTCCGTATCGAGGGGAACGAGCGTCCGGAGGTCGACGATTTCGGCGTCGATGCCATCCTCCGCGAGAGATTCGGCGGCCTCGAGCGCTCGATGGACGTGCAGGCCGAGGGTGACGACGGTGACGTCCTCGCCCTCCCGTTTGACGTCGGCGCTCCCGAAGGGGATCGTGTACTCCTCTTCTGGAACGGGCGTCTTTGGCCCGTCGGGGGCCGGCATCCAGCCGATTCCCATGAGTCGCTTGTGGAACATGTAGACGACCGGGTCGTCGTCGCGGATCGCGTTGTGCATCAGCCCCTTCGCGTCGTAGGCCGTCGAGGGGACGACGACTTTCATCCCCGGCAGGTGCGCGAAGGTGCCGTAGAGCGTTTGAGAGTGCTGGGCGGCGTCGTTGTACGTCCCGCCGACGGCCGTCGTCAGCACCATCGGAACGTTGACGCTGCCCCCGCTCATGTAGGTGTTCTTGGCCATCTGGTTGTAGATCTGATCCATTCCGACGCCGAAGAAATCGGCGAACATGAGCTCCGCGATCGGGCGCATCCCCGCCTGAGCGGCCCCGACCGCGGCACCGATGTAGGCCGTCTCGCTGATTGGTACGTCCATGATACGGTCGTGGCCGAATTCGGAGAGCAGACCCTGCGTGCTGTCGAAGATGCCGCCGTAGTCGGCCACGTCCTCGCCCATGTAGAACACCTCCTCGTCGGCGCGCATCTCGTCGGCGATTGCCTCGACCATCGCCCGGCTCATCGTCAGTTCTCGGTCGATCGTCTGTGCCGATTCCTGTTGTGCCATCAGTCTTCACCCCCCGTTCGAGTCTCGCCGGCAAGCTCGTGCGTCGGCTCGGTCGTCGTCACGCCGGATTCCGGGCCGACGAACACGTCGCCGTAGGCGTCTTCGGGATCGGGTTCCGGCTGTTCTTTGGCCCACCCGATGGCGTCGTCGACCCGATCGTGTGCGTTCTCTCGAAGCTCCTCGAGAGCCTCGTCCTCGACGCCCGCCGCGCGAAGCTCCGAGGCGAGGCGTTCGATCGAGTCGCGCTGCTTTGCGGCCGCGGAATCGTCCTCCGGTCGATAACTCTCCGGGTCGCCCATGAAGTGGCCCATCCGCCGGTGGACCTGCACTTCGAGTAGCGTCGGTCCGTTGCCGTCTCGAGCGCGTCCGACCGCCTCCTTGGCGGCGTCGTAGACGGCGGTCGCATCGTCGGAGTCGACGCGCATACCGGGCATGTCGAACCCGCCCGCGCGTTGGGAGGCGTCCTCGAGATCCGTCACGCGATTCTTGGGCATGCTGATCGCCCAGTCGTTGTCCTCGATGACGAAGACGACGGGAAGATCCTGGACCGCGGCGAAGTTCAGCGACTCGAGAAAGCCGCCCTGACTCACCGCGCCCTCGCCAAGGAACGCCACTGCAACGCTGTCTTCGTTGCGTTTTTTCGCGGCGAGTCCGGCCCCCACGGCGGGCGGACAGCCCTGCGCGATGATGCCGCTACAGGCGAAGTTGACCTCGGGATCGAACAGGTGCATGTGCCCGCCTTTTCCCTTGCTGAGTCCCGTCTCCCGGCCGAAAATCTCCGCGGTCATCCGGTTCATGTCGACCCCTTTGGCGATGGCGATGTGGTGGGGCCGGTGGGGTGCCGTGACCGTGTCGTCGTCCCGGAGGTGCTGACAGACGCCCGCGGCAGAGGCCTCGTGGCCCGCCGCGAGGTGTAACTCCCCGGGAATGGGACCGGCCGAAATGTCGAACGCCGGCTGTTTCCCCTCCAGATACTCCTCCTGAAGGCGCTCCTCGTAGTACCGGGCCGTGACCATGTCGGTGTACATGGTTTGTAATTTGCTAACTGCCACCATGGCATATCCATCACGATTATTCTCCACGAAAGCGGTTATAGGTATGCCTCGAGGGTCGCTCAGCGATAGGGTACTGCGGAGGCAACCGGATAGCAGAACGAAACCGGGCAGAATGCAACCGGACGACAGAATCCGACCGGACAGCGGCGGTGAACGAATCGCGCCGCGGCTCGAACAGCAACGCTGACGGCCGGTCCCCCCGAAGGGAACGCATGACTCCAATCACTGCCGAAATCCTCCTCTTCGAGGGCTTCGACGAACTGGACGCTGTCGGTCCCTACGAGGTGTTCGATTACGGCCGAGAGGCGGGCGCACCCCTCGAGACGAGTTTCGTCACGCTCGAGCCGACGGACCTGGTTCGAGCGAGCCACGGCATGCGTGTCGAACCCGACGGCACGCTCGGCGACCCGGACCTGCTCGTCGTCCCCGGCGGCGGGTGGGCCAGCGAGGACGGCGGCGTCCGACGAGCAATCAGCGAAACGCGGCTTCCGGCGGCCGTCGCCGACGCACACGCCCGCAGCGCGACGGTCGCCTCGGTCTGTACCGGCGCGATGATCCTCGCCGACGCTGGCATACTCGAGGGACGACCCGCGACGACCCATCACACCGCACTCGAGGACCTCGCCGAGTACACCGAGACCGTCGATCAGCGGGTCGTCGACGACGGCGATATCCTCACGGCCGGCGGGGTCACCTCGGGGATCGATCTGGCGCTGTGGCTGCTCGAGCGGGAGTTCGACGCGGACGTCGCCGATTCGGCGGCGGAGGTGTTAGAGCACGAGCGTCAGGGGACGGTACATCGATAGTCGAACGATTCGAGGCTTCGCAACCGACCCGTCGCGTCATCGCTACGCCCACCCGTCGGCAGTGGTTCGAACCGGTCACTGAGTGGTTATCGTACCCCGTCGAATTGCGCGACGACGTTTCATGAATAAAATAATTTCACTGATAGAAATAGGTTGGTATCACTGACAGAGTGGCTGACAGCAGCGGTATCGAAAGCGAAGGCGAGAAACGGGAAACGGCTATCCGTTCGGCGGGCGAACCTCGAGTCGACTCCAAATGACTGCTGTACTCTTCGATATGGACGGCGTGATCATCGATTCTGAGGACTACTGGGTCGAGCGCGAACGCGAGCACATTCTGCCGATGACCGTTCCCGACGAGACCGTCCCCGTCGCCGAGATATCGGGGATGAACTACCGGGAAACCTACGAGTATCTCGAGTCGAACTACGAGACGGCGATCTCCCGGGAGCGCTTCGTCGAGGTCTTCGCCGAGACGGCCCGCGAGATCTACAGCGAGCACGTCTCGCTCCTGCCGGGGTTTCACGACCACCTCGATGAACTGCACGACCGGGACGCGACGGTCGCGCTGGTCACCTCCTCGCCCCACGACTGGATCGAAATCGTCTTCGATCGCTTCGATCTCGAGGGCCGGTTCGACGAGATCGTCAGCGGCGAGGATATCGAGGGACCGGGCAAACCCCATCCATACATCTTCGAGCAGGCGGCGACGAAAATCAACCGCGAGCCCGGCGACTGCGTCGCCGTCGAGGACTCCGAAAACGGCGTTCAGTCGGCGTCTCGAGCTGGAACGTACACCGTCGCCTACCGGATCGACGCCCACACGGGACTCGACCTCTCGCCGGCGGACGCGATCGTCGAGACGCCCCGTGAGCTTCGGGAGACGGTGCTCGAGCGCGTCTCGTAGCTATACCGGGCAACCCGATGCGCGCGCCGATTCCGTTTCGCCCGGTTCGACGCGCTACTCGAGCATTGACCGGAACCGAACTGACTCCGAGCGCGTGTCCAGAATCGCCACCGTCCGGTCCTCGTCGGGCGTCGGCGGAAAGTGCGCGCCGGGATTGAGGACCGTCGTTCGGCCTTCCTCCGAGTGTTCTCGAGCGTGGTGGTGGCCGTAACAGACGTAGTCGTAGCGCTCGCCCTCGGCGACGGCGCGAACCTCCTCGAGCGATTCGCCGTGGAGGACCGCCACCGAGAGCCCGTCGAACTCGAGGGACGCGAACCGGCCGTGGAGTTCGCTCTCGCCGCCTAACGAGTCGAACGCCGACTGCAAATTGGCGGCGTCGCCGTCGTTGTTCCCGAGGACGCCGTGGAGTTCGAACTCCGAGAAGTACGGCGGGACGAGCGGGGCGACGAAGTCGCCGCAGTGGACCACTATCTCGACGCCTTCGTCGTCGAAAATCTCCGTCGCTCGTTCGATCGCCGGAACGTTATCGTGCGTGTCCGCGATGATCCCAACGCGCATACCCCATCAGGGGACGGCGAGGCACAAATCGGTTCGGGGCGAGGCAGCCACCCAAACGGCGTAGACTCACTCGAGTCGCGGAACACCGGCCGACTCGAGCGCCCGCGCCCGCTCTGCCGCCGAGAGCCGGTAGGGCTCGAGTTCGTCCGCAAGCGACCCCAGTTCCGAGCGCCGGTGCTGGTGGCTGGCCAGGAAGTCGGAAATGCTGTCGATCGCAACCTCCTTTAGCTCGCCGCTTAGCAGGTCGCCGGCACGATACCGGCGGGCGAGTCGATCGAGTTCGTCGTCGTCGGGTTCGAAGAAGAATCGCAGGTACTGGAACGGAACGTCGACAGCCGGATCGCCGCCGCGCTCGCGGTGTTGCTCGAGCGTCGGCTGACCGCCGGTGTAGGCGTGCGTCCGGATCGTCTCGGTGACCGCGTCGGGGTCGTCGGTGAGCTCGATCGAGGGCGCGTCGCCGGAGGAACTCATCTTCCCCGGGCCCTCGAGACTCGGGAGAAATCGGCCGAGTAGCGCACCGGGTTTGTCGACCGGGAGCGCTTCCTTTGCAGCCACGTCCCGACAGACGCGGACGTGGGGATCCTGATCGACGGCGATCGGCACGAGCGTCGGCTGGCGTCCGTCGACGAGCTGGGGCAACAGGAGGTGCGTCGCCTGCACTGCCGGGTAGAACTGCAGGCCGACGGTTTCTTGCTCGCCGTAGACCGCCTCGACGGTCGCCGGCGTGAGATGCTTCGCGAGTCGGACCGCAATCGGGTAGATCACGTCGGCGTCGGCAGTGTCGACGACGATTCTCGTCCGGTCGGGATCGAATCCAACCGCGAGGACATCTCTAAGGTTCTCTCGAGTGTGCTCGCCGATTTCCGCGAAGGATTGATTTTTCGCGAGGAACTTCTCGTCGTCCGAAAGCGGAACGTAGACCGTCGCCCCCGTCTCCTGCTGGAAGCGCTTCGCGAGATACAGCGGAAGGACGTGCCCGAGGTGCATCGCCCCCGAGGGCCCTCGTCCCGTGACGATCGAGTGTGGCGCGCCCGATTCGGCGGCCTGGAGGTACCGGTCGACGTCTCGGCCGGCGTAGAACGTCCGGCGTCGAACCAGCGGATGGTCCGGAAACCGAGCGATCTGCTCGTCGGTCAGCGGATCGGCCCCGAAGCGCTCTGTGAGTTTTTCGTAGTCGATCTCGCCCTCGACGGCGTAGGGCGTCACGGTAAAGCCGTCGTCGGCACTCGAGGGTGAGCCAGCGGATTCATCGCCCTCGACTTCTCGCGAGTCAGCCCGTCCGGGAGTCTCGGTCGGTCGTGAATCGGTACGGTCGTCGGTCGGGTCGGTTGAGTTCGTCATTCGTGTCGGAATGTTCGCGGCGTGGATGCTGTGGACTCGAGACGTGGCAAAAACAGAAGAGCGCAGGGAGCGAGTGGAGTCCGAACGACGGGTTAGGCCGCGTCGTCCGAACCGACAGGACTGTCCGCTCTCGAGGGCTCGTGCCAACGCCAGTCGAGAGCGGCTCTCATGATCGGTAGTTTCGACGGAGCGACAAAGAGCGTTTCGGACCGCCGGTCCTGTCAATTATTTCAAACTCTTTCGATCGATAGAAAGAGGGATTAGGAGGAACGTGGGGACCTCAAACGATGAAGCGACGACACGCGCTCGCCGCAGGCTGTGTCACCGTCGGCGGAATCGTCGCCGGTGCCCTCTCGAGACCGTCTCCCGGCGGTGGCCCGGTCGCGGCGACACGGCGGACCCACGGAACGGGCGAGATCGCTCGTCGCTCGGAACGGCTCCTCGAGGGGACGGACCACGAGACGCCGCTGTACGAGATCGACGCGCCCGCAGACGGGCCCACGGCGATGGTCTTCGGAGGCGTCCACGGCGACGAGCAAAACGGGATCGCCGTCGCTCACGAGATGACCGACTGGCATCCGGACGCGGGAACCCTCGTCGTCGTCCCCGAAACGAACCGCGTCGCGATCGAAAACGAAGAACGGGAAGGGACCGGCGGCGACCTAAACCGGCAATTTCCGCCGGGGGACGAGCCACAGACCGAACTCGCCCGGGGGGTCTGGGACGCCCTCGAGCGCTACGACCCCGATATCGTCCTCGACCTCCACCGGTCGCTCGGCATCTACGGCGTCCACCAGTACGTCGGACAGGTCGTTTTCTACTCGCCCGGCGCTCGCGGCCCGGCGGTCGCGAACGCGCTCAACGACGCGATGATCTCCTGGTACATGCCGCTTCACCGGTTTCGAGCCAGCGTGAGCGACATCAACGGCCCGTTGCTCTTTCAGGCGGCTACCCGCGAACTCGGCTCGACGGGATACCTGCTCGAGTCGACCTCGTTCGTTCTCGACGACGAGGCGATGGTCCGCCACACCCGGTTCGGGGCCGCGAAAGTCCTCGAGTTACACGGCCTGATCGAAACGGAGGAAAGCCGATGAGCCCGCACCCATCGCTTCGACAGGTTCTGACCAGCCCTGTAACGCTATTGACGTACGCGTTGTTTGTGGTGCCGTTCGCGCTCGGATGGCTCCGCTCGTCGTGGATGTCGCCGCTCGCCCTGCCGGGGTATCTCGTGTTCGTGATCGGATCGGCGGTCGGTAACGCCATCGCTCCGCGATATGAGTTTTGGACCTACTGGATGCCGTTTCTCGTGGGATGTTTCGGACTCTCGAGCGTCGTCGGCTACGTGTACGAACGCTGGCGAGGTGAGCGATCGGACGGAGAGTGAATCCGCCAAAGTATAGTTTCGAGTCGATCGCCACTCCGCAAGTCGATCCCTACGAGTTCCCCGAGGGATCGGGATCCGGATCGGTCACGAACTCGAGAAGGTCGTCGCCGGTGACCTCGAACCCTTCCCGCGAGAAGAAGTTCGCGACGTTGTAACAATCGCGCTCGAGGAACGTTCGGCTGTTCGGGTGGTGGACGGTAACTGCCTGTCCGAGGTCGATAACGACGAGTTGGCCCTCGTCGAAGACGATGTTGTACTCGCTCAAGTCGCCGTGGATCAGGCCGGCCGCATAGAGTCGGCGCATGTACTCGCGGACCACCTTGTAGGCGGTCTCGGGGTTTTCGATCGAGACTTCGCCCAGGCGCTTGGCGCGTCCGTCCTCGTCGCCGATGTACTCCATCACGAGGACGTTTCGCTCGGTCGCGATCGGATCGGGGACGTTCACCCCCGCCGCCTGGGCCCGCTGTAAGTTCGCGTACTCCTTTTTCACCCATGCGAGGACGACGTCTTTTTTCTTGCCGCCGAGTCCCTCGAAGCGCGGATCGCCCTCGAGATAGTCGCGCATCTGGCGGAAGTTCGAGGAGTTGATCCGGTAGATCTTCACGGCGACCTCGCGGTCGCCCCCCAGCGCGTGGTAGACGTTCGCCTCCTTGCCGGTCGAGAGCGGGCCGCCGAACGCCTCGACGTGACCGTCCTGGACGAGTTTATAAAGCGCCGCGAACGTCGCGTCGTCGAACACCGACTGCTCGACCTTGAACTGATCGGCGTCTTTGATCCGCTCTTCGAACTGCTCGAACTCCCGGTCGCGCTTTCGCGCGATCCGGTCGGCTTCGGTGTCCGAGACATCGATTTCCTCCCACTCGTCCCCGGGGGTCTCGACGGCCTCGCTGTCTACCAGTCCGTACTCCGTTTCCATCTACTGTGTGATTGTCGCCCACGCGGGTAAAGTACCGGGTATCGTTCACCGACGACCGCCGGGTAACCTATCATACGAGGAACGCGACATCGGATCGATTTTGCCGCACCCGCGGAAAGGAGAGGTATGAACGCGATCAAAGACGCCGTCCACGACTACATCGAGGTCGACGGGGTCGCCCGCGAACTTCTCGATACGGCGGCGGTGCAGCGACTCCGACACGTCAAACAGCTCTCGACGGTCCGGCTCGTCTACCCCTCCGCGAGTCACACCCGCTTCGAGCACAGCCTCGGCGTCTATCACCTCGCGAAGCAGGCACTCGAGCATCTCGAGATCAGCGACGCTCGCGCCGAATCCGTCCGCGCGGCGGCGCTACTGCACGACGTCGGCCACGGACCCTACGGCCACCAGACCGAGCGGATCATCGAGCGCCGCCTCGGCCGCCACCACGACGACGTCGACCACCTGCTGGCCGACGGCGAACTCGCGACCGTCCTCGAGTCCCACGGCCTCGAGCCGGGAGCGGTCGCCGACCTGATCGCCGGCGAAGGGAAACTCGGCCAACTCGTCTCGAGCGACCTCGACGTCGACCGGACTGATTACCTCGTTCGCGACGCCCACCACACGGGCGTCCCCTACGGCACCGTCGATCCCGGTCGACTCGTCCGCGTGCTGCAGTTCGTCGACGGCGACCTCGCGCTCGCGGCGGGCAACGTCGCCACCGCCGAGAGCCTGCTCGTCGCCCGCGCGCTGATGAACGCGACCGTCTACCGCCACCACGTCTCCCGGATCGCCGGCTCGATGCTCGAGCGAGCCAGCGAACGACTGCTCGACGAAACCGACCTCGACGCGGCGACGTTCGCCCGGATGACCGACGCCCAACTGCTTGCCGCGCTCCGAGAGTGCGATCGGACCGAGCCGCTCGCCGCCCGACTCGCCGAGCGTCGCCTGTACAAACGCGCCGTCTGGGCGGAACTCGAAGGGGTCCCCGAATGGGTGCTCGAGGCCGGCCACGCAGCGTGCAGGGACCTCGAGGCCGACCTCGAGCGATCGCTCGGCCTCGAACCCGGCGCGGTCATCATCGACTGTCCCGGGCGACCGAGCATGCCCGAAATCAACGCACGGGTCGTCGTCAACGGCGACGTTCGCCGACTCCACGAACAGTCGCCGCTGGTGCAGGGACTGCAGGCCGCCCAGCGCGCCCAGTGGCGACTCGGCGTCTACGCGCCCGAGACACACGCTGAGACGGTTCGGGACGCGGCGACGGACGCACTCGAGCTGTCCGGGTAAACGCGGTACAAAAGCAGTCGAATCTCAGGCGTTCAGCACGTGGCGCAATACGTCGGGCGCGTCCTCGAGGGCGTCGTCGAGATCCGCTTCGTTAGGGCCGCCGCCCTGCGCGAAGTCCGGCGGGCCGCCGCCGCC contains the following coding sequences:
- a CDS encoding 2-oxo acid dehydrogenase subunit E2 — encoded protein: MLPPTENGDSSDTERTKNELSGTERTVLEERKLTGMRRTIANRLQESSQNAAHVTATREVDAEELSRAATLASERFDVDVSVLDVVLCALSETLAAHPGFNATLEDGVHRLYETQNVAIAVDIDAGLVTPVLTDLESKSLQEIALERRELTESVQAGDYSMSDLQGGTFTVTNLGVLGVDSFTPIINPPEVAIIGVNRIRECARPDEDGGVEFRKQITFDLSFDHRVVDGADAARFLETLSANLEDAKALV
- a CDS encoding lipoyl domain-containing protein, translating into MSGTDRLEINMADVWPEDADEDEGVVTNWFTGEGSQVEEGDTLCEIQVEKVSVDVPAPVTGTVHEIVCDEDDEFERGDTLAVLEAS
- a CDS encoding alpha-ketoacid dehydrogenase subunit beta: MAQQESAQTIDRELTMSRAMVEAIADEMRADEEVFYMGEDVADYGGIFDSTQGLLSEFGHDRIMDVPISETAYIGAAVGAAQAGMRPIAELMFADFFGVGMDQIYNQMAKNTYMSGGSVNVPMVLTTAVGGTYNDAAQHSQTLYGTFAHLPGMKVVVPSTAYDAKGLMHNAIRDDDPVVYMFHKRLMGIGWMPAPDGPKTPVPEEEYTIPFGSADVKREGEDVTVVTLGLHVHRALEAAESLAEDGIDAEIVDLRTLVPLDTEAVLESVEKTGRLVVVDEDYRSYGVTSEIVARVAEEDLASLEAVERLAVPDVPLPYSRPLENEVIPAVSDIEDAVKSVDS
- a CDS encoding thiamine pyrophosphate-dependent dehydrogenase E1 component subunit alpha, which gives rise to MYTDMVTARYYEERLQEEYLEGKQPAFDISAGPIPGELHLAAGHEASAAGVCQHLRDDDTVTAPHRPHHIAIAKGVDMNRMTAEIFGRETGLSKGKGGHMHLFDPEVNFACSGIIAQGCPPAVGAGLAAKKRNEDSVAVAFLGEGAVSQGGFLESLNFAAVQDLPVVFVIEDNDWAISMPKNRVTDLEDASQRAGGFDMPGMRVDSDDATAVYDAAKEAVGRARDGNGPTLLEVQVHRRMGHFMGDPESYRPEDDSAAAKQRDSIERLASELRAAGVEDEALEELRENAHDRVDDAIGWAKEQPEPDPEDAYGDVFVGPESGVTTTEPTHELAGETRTGGED
- a CDS encoding DJ-1/PfpI family protein, whose amino-acid sequence is MTPITAEILLFEGFDELDAVGPYEVFDYGREAGAPLETSFVTLEPTDLVRASHGMRVEPDGTLGDPDLLVVPGGGWASEDGGVRRAISETRLPAAVADAHARSATVASVCTGAMILADAGILEGRPATTHHTALEDLAEYTETVDQRVVDDGDILTAGGVTSGIDLALWLLEREFDADVADSAAEVLEHERQGTVHR
- a CDS encoding HAD family hydrolase; its protein translation is MTAVLFDMDGVIIDSEDYWVEREREHILPMTVPDETVPVAEISGMNYRETYEYLESNYETAISRERFVEVFAETAREIYSEHVSLLPGFHDHLDELHDRDATVALVTSSPHDWIEIVFDRFDLEGRFDEIVSGEDIEGPGKPHPYIFEQAATKINREPGDCVAVEDSENGVQSASRAGTYTVAYRIDAHTGLDLSPADAIVETPRELRETVLERVS
- a CDS encoding metallophosphoesterase family protein, producing MRVGIIADTHDNVPAIERATEIFDDEGVEIVVHCGDFVAPLVPPYFSEFELHGVLGNNDGDAANLQSAFDSLGGESELHGRFASLEFDGLSVAVLHGESLEEVRAVAEGERYDYVCYGHHHAREHSEEGRTTVLNPGAHFPPTPDEDRTVAILDTRSESVRFRSMLE
- a CDS encoding tryptophan--tRNA ligase; this translates as MTNSTDPTDDRTDSRPTETPGRADSREVEGDESAGSPSSADDGFTVTPYAVEGEIDYEKLTERFGADPLTDEQIARFPDHPLVRRRTFYAGRDVDRYLQAAESGAPHSIVTGRGPSGAMHLGHVLPLYLAKRFQQETGATVYVPLSDDEKFLAKNQSFAEIGEHTRENLRDVLAVGFDPDRTRIVVDTADADVIYPIAVRLAKHLTPATVEAVYGEQETVGLQFYPAVQATHLLLPQLVDGRQPTLVPIAVDQDPHVRVCRDVAAKEALPVDKPGALLGRFLPSLEGPGKMSSSGDAPSIELTDDPDAVTETIRTHAYTGGQPTLEQHRERGGDPAVDVPFQYLRFFFEPDDDELDRLARRYRAGDLLSGELKEVAIDSISDFLASHQHRRSELGSLADELEPYRLSAAERARALESAGVPRLE
- a CDS encoding succinylglutamate desuccinylase/aspartoacylase family protein, producing MKRRHALAAGCVTVGGIVAGALSRPSPGGGPVAATRRTHGTGEIARRSERLLEGTDHETPLYEIDAPADGPTAMVFGGVHGDEQNGIAVAHEMTDWHPDAGTLVVVPETNRVAIENEEREGTGGDLNRQFPPGDEPQTELARGVWDALERYDPDIVLDLHRSLGIYGVHQYVGQVVFYSPGARGPAVANALNDAMISWYMPLHRFRASVSDINGPLLFQAATRELGSTGYLLESTSFVLDDEAMVRHTRFGAAKVLELHGLIETEESR
- the rio1 gene encoding serine/threonine-protein kinase Rio1, translated to METEYGLVDSEAVETPGDEWEEIDVSDTEADRIARKRDREFEQFEERIKDADQFKVEQSVFDDATFAALYKLVQDGHVEAFGGPLSTGKEANVYHALGGDREVAVKIYRINSSNFRQMRDYLEGDPRFEGLGGKKKDVVLAWVKKEYANLQRAQAAGVNVPDPIATERNVLVMEYIGDEDGRAKRLGEVSIENPETAYKVVREYMRRLYAAGLIHGDLSEYNIVFDEGQLVVIDLGQAVTVHHPNSRTFLERDCYNVANFFSREGFEVTGDDLLEFVTDPDPDPSGNS
- a CDS encoding HD domain-containing protein is translated as MNAIKDAVHDYIEVDGVARELLDTAAVQRLRHVKQLSTVRLVYPSASHTRFEHSLGVYHLAKQALEHLEISDARAESVRAAALLHDVGHGPYGHQTERIIERRLGRHHDDVDHLLADGELATVLESHGLEPGAVADLIAGEGKLGQLVSSDLDVDRTDYLVRDAHHTGVPYGTVDPGRLVRVLQFVDGDLALAAGNVATAESLLVARALMNATVYRHHVSRIAGSMLERASERLLDETDLDAATFARMTDAQLLAALRECDRTEPLAARLAERRLYKRAVWAELEGVPEWVLEAGHAACRDLEADLERSLGLEPGAVIIDCPGRPSMPEINARVVVNGDVRRLHEQSPLVQGLQAAQRAQWRLGVYAPETHAETVRDAATDALELSG